The sequence AGGGTCTCGGCGATGTCGGGGCGCCGCTCGAGGCTGGACAGGATCGACGCGGCCGCCTCGATGGTCGAGAGACCGTCCTTGCGCGGCTCCTTGCGGAGGCGCCCGTAGCGCGAGGGATGCGCCGGGTTGAGGATCACGCGCTGGCATTTCAGCATCCAGGGATTGCGCCACCACAGCGCCTTGGCCTGGCTCCAGGTGCCGTCAAGCAGCACCACGCCTTCGAGCTTGCCAAGGAGCGCGCGCTGGTTGTCCGCAACCTCCCCCTTGCGATTCAGCGCCACGATCTCGGCCTCGGCTTCGAGATCGGCCGCGCGCGCCGAGCCGAGATAGAGCACGGCCCAGTGCGAAGCGTTCTCGATGGGCCTCCCCAGCGCCTTGGACAGGCTCGGCCAGGACAAGCCGACGCGCACCGTTGCATCGGCAAAATGCTTCGCCAGCAGCCGCGCGGTGCCGAGCGCCCTGTCCTGCTCCTGCGGATGCTGCAGGATCAGCAGCGACAGCCGGTTCTCAATCGGCGTGACACTGTCGCAGATGCACAGCGGCATCGGCTTCTGGCAGTGTGGGCATTCGGGGATCGGCTCGGCCGGCGCGGCGGCGGTGGGGTTCGACATGGTCGCCGCTATACGCCCGAAGCGGCTCCTCAACAACCTGCCTATTCCGCCGGCGCAGGGACCGGGCGCGGCTCGGATCGGCGCCGCAGGCGGTCGATCAGCAGGTAGATCACGGGGGTCGTGTAGAGCGTCAGGATCTGCGAGACGAACAGGCCGCCGATGATGGTGATGCCGAGCGGCCGCCGCAGCTCCGTGCCCGGGCCGGTTGCGACCACCAGCGGGATGCCGGCGAACAGCGCCGCCATGGTCGTCATCAGGATGGGCCGGAAGCGCGCCTGGCAGGCCTCGAAGATCGCCTCCGCCGAGGACAGGCCGCGCTGGCGCTCGGCGTCGAGCGCGAAGTCGACCATCATGATGCCGTTCTTCTTGACGATGCCGATCAAGAGGATGATGCCGACGAAGGCGATCACCGTCAGCGGTGTGTTGGTCACCTGCAAGGCCAGCAGCGCGCCGAGGCCGGCCGAAGGCAGCGTCGAGATGATCGTGAGCGGATGGGCAAGGCTCTCGTAGAGCACCCCCAGCACGATATACATCGCCACCAGCGCGCCGAGGATCAAGAGCGGCTGGCGGCCGCTGGTCCTGGCGAAATCGCCGGCATTGCCGTCAAAGCTGCCGCGGATGCCTTCGGGCATGTGCAGCTCCTCGACCGCGCGCTGGATGTTTTGCGTGGCAGCCTGGAGCGGCACACCGGGCAGCAGGTTGAACGACACCGTGGTCGAAGGAAACGACTGCGAATGATAGACCGCGAGCGCGGCGAGCCCACGCGTCGCCCGCACGACCGCCGACAGCGGCACCTGCGTATCTCCGGCGCCGGCGACGTAGATGCGGTCGAGGTTGGAGGGATCGACCTGGAATTTCGGGTCGATCTCGAGCACGGTCATGTACTGGTTGCGCTGGGTGTAGATGATCGAGATCTGCCGCTGCGAGAACGCGTTGTTGAGCGCGTTGTCGATGTCCTGGACCTTGACGCCGAGCGCCGAAGCTTTCTGGCGGTCGATGGACAAGGTCAGTTGCAGCCCGCCGGGATCGCGGTCGCTGGAAATATCGGTGATGCCTTCGACGCTTTCCATGCGCTTGGCGACGATCGGCGCCCATTTCTGCAACAGGTTAAGATCGGTCGAGGAGAGCGTGTACTGGTAGTCGGAATCGCTTTGCCGTCCGCCGGCGCGCACGTCCTGGGCGGCGAACATGAAGAGACGGATGCCGGGCACCGGATACAATGCACGCCGGAGGCGGTCGAT is a genomic window of Bradyrhizobium sp. CB1717 containing:
- a CDS encoding tRNA-uridine aminocarboxypropyltransferase, translated to MSNPTAAAPAEPIPECPHCQKPMPLCICDSVTPIENRLSLLILQHPQEQDRALGTARLLAKHFADATVRVGLSWPSLSKALGRPIENASHWAVLYLGSARAADLEAEAEIVALNRKGEVADNQRALLGKLEGVVLLDGTWSQAKALWWRNPWMLKCQRVILNPAHPSRYGRLRKEPRKDGLSTIEAAASILSSLERRPDIAETLHASFERMLTRYREVQAEMPELAPKPAAKGRRRDFRRGKRA